A window of Bradyrhizobium sp. AZCC 1719 genomic DNA:
GTTGTTACTGGTGGGGTTACTCGGCGGCTGCATGCAAGCGACGCTTGCGCCGTCATCAAATGCCAGTTTGACCCCAAGGGACCGGCAGTTACTTGGCCACGCGCGTTATGCGCAGGCGAGCATTCCGGAAACTTATCGCCGACATATCGTCGACTATACGCGCAAAGAACAGCCGGGCACGATCCTGGTCGATAGCAACGCACGTTATCTCTATTACGTGCTGCCGGGAGGCAAGGCGATCCGTTACGGTGTGACGGTGGGAGAGGAAGCGCTGGCCTGGGCCGGCGTCGCTACGGTTGGCCGCATGGCTGAATGGCCGGATTGGATCCCGACGCCGGAGATCCAGGCTCGATTGGGCCCCTACCCGAAGCGCGTTGCCGGAGGTCCGGACAATCCGCTGGGCGCGCGGGCGATCTATCTTTACGAGGGCAACAAGGACACCCTGTACCGCATCCACGGCACCAACCAGCCGGAATATATCGGTCAGGCCATCTCGTCCGGCTGCATCCGCATGACCAACGAAGACATCATCGATCTCGTCAATCGGGTGAAACTCGGCGCGATCGTCGTCGTCCTCCCGCCGGGCCGGAGTGCGTAGCGAGCTGCGCAGTGTGAGGCGCCACTGCGCTGTTCGCAGTTTTTCGTCCCGTCCACGGCGCGTGCGAAACCTGCGTCATTGCCTCGCGTGAAGCATCTGCAGCTTGGCAATGCGATCGTCGGCGCGGCGGAGCCGCCTACAAAGCTCGCGGTTGATATTCTGCATTACCATCACATACGCATGGATGTCGGTTTTGTAGCACGTGTAGAGTTTTTGGGCCGTGAGTTCGTACAGCGCGGTTGGGCTCTCCGCGACGACGGTGGCTGATCGGTTCTGCATTTCGATCAGCGTCATTTCGCCGAAGAAATCACCGGGCTCGAGACAAGCTATGCGAATGGCGCGTCCGGCATCCGCCAGCTTGCACACGACGAGCTGGCCGGAATGAACAATGAACATGGAGCGCCCCGGTTCTCCTTCCGCTACGACAGTGGCACCGGCGTTGAACCGGCGCTCGACCAGCATAGAGATCAGGAGATCGAGGCCTGCATCTGAAAGGCCACCGAAGAAAGGTGTGGCGAGCAGGAACGCTTTCAGATCGGGGGAGCTGATAGCCATTGGCAAAATATACTCCCGCTCATAGAGGCAGACCGAGAGCACCGTTTGAACGGGACGTCACCAGCCTTGCGGGTGCCGACCGATTCCTAACTTGGTATCGAACCTTCAATCGGCCGCATAGAACGCCTCCCGGACAGCATTCGAAATTGGACCGGAGC
This region includes:
- a CDS encoding L,D-transpeptidase, translating into MMGRGLALLLVGLLGGCMQATLAPSSNASLTPRDRQLLGHARYAQASIPETYRRHIVDYTRKEQPGTILVDSNARYLYYVLPGGKAIRYGVTVGEEALAWAGVATVGRMAEWPDWIPTPEIQARLGPYPKRVAGGPDNPLGARAIYLYEGNKDTLYRIHGTNQPEYIGQAISSGCIRMTNEDIIDLVNRVKLGAIVVVLPPGRSA
- a CDS encoding Crp/Fnr family transcriptional regulator, with translation MAISSPDLKAFLLATPFFGGLSDAGLDLLISMLVERRFNAGATVVAEGEPGRSMFIVHSGQLVVCKLADAGRAIRIACLEPGDFFGEMTLIEMQNRSATVVAESPTALYELTAQKLYTCYKTDIHAYVMVMQNINRELCRRLRRADDRIAKLQMLHARQ